The following coding sequences are from one Elusimicrobium minutum Pei191 window:
- the pth gene encoding aminoacyl-tRNA hydrolase — translation MIKLIVGLGNPGPQYAVTRHNAGFMIVDNLAVKLGVNFNAYKNLGEYVKTTIGGQDVFLAKPLTFMNLSGRMVTHLAGFYKIKPQEILVCFDDISINLGAVRIRKDGSAGGQNGMKNIIELFGTQDIPRLRFGVGPKPERFDSADYVLSKFSKSDEKLLNESIEAAVEAAESCVKDGLERAMNKFNK, via the coding sequence ATGATTAAGTTGATAGTGGGGCTTGGTAATCCGGGCCCCCAATATGCCGTAACAAGGCATAATGCGGGTTTTATGATTGTTGATAACCTGGCTGTAAAGCTGGGCGTAAATTTCAACGCTTATAAAAATCTGGGTGAATATGTTAAAACCACTATCGGCGGTCAGGATGTTTTTTTAGCAAAACCTTTGACGTTTATGAATTTATCCGGCAGGATGGTAACCCATCTTGCCGGATTTTATAAAATCAAACCGCAGGAAATTTTAGTTTGTTTTGATGATATAAGTATTAATTTAGGCGCTGTCAGAATAAGGAAAGACGGTTCCGCCGGCGGTCAAAACGGCATGAAAAATATCATTGAACTTTTTGGTACGCAGGATATCCCCAGGCTGCGTTTTGGCGTGGGCCCAAAGCCAGAGCGGTTTGACTCGGCCGATTATGTTTTATCTAAATTTTCGAAATCGGACGAAAAACTTTTAAATGAGAGTATAGAAGCCGCGGTTGAGGCGGCAGAGAGCTGCGTTAAAGACGGACTTGAGCGAGCAATGAACAAATTTAACAAATAA